Proteins found in one Arachis stenosperma cultivar V10309 chromosome 8, arast.V10309.gnm1.PFL2, whole genome shotgun sequence genomic segment:
- the LOC130943562 gene encoding arogenate dehydratase/prephenate dehydratase 1, chloroplastic-like, with product MAVASSLALSGLASFQLCCCNSLLRVKNSDFGLSLENYHHKRAATTKWGFLLGGVSVLHVENPWKPARIMVQHVVHNDQLGGDVVSHGLHKDLGSLPKPLSISDIVAASDDGAKVRISYKGIPGSYSEDAAHKVYPNCETVPCHDYEAAFKAVELWIADKVVVPIENSSGGSIHRNYDLLLRHRLHIVAEVQLATNLSLLALPGVRVEYLKRVLSHSQALELSDNFLTKLGVARENVDDTAGAAQHVALDGLYDAGAIASIRAAEIYGLNVLAEKVQDDGEIISRYLVLARDPIIPKSDKLFKTSIVFTLDEGPGVLFKALAVFALRDINLTKIESRPQRNRPLRVVDDSNTGSAKYFDYLFYIDFEASMTEPRAQTALGHLQEFATFLRVLGCYPMDTTI from the exons ATGGCTGTGGCATCGTCTCTTGCTCTATCAGGGCTTGCAAGTTTCCAACTTTGTTGTTGTAACAGCTTGTTGAGGGTGAAGAACAGTGATTTTGGATTAAGTTTGGAGAATTATCATCACAAGAGAGCAGCAACAACCAAATGGGGGTTCCTCCTTGGTGGGGTTTCTGTGTTGCATGTTGAGAATCCATGGAAGCCAGCTAGGATAATGGTACAGCATGTTGTTCATAATGATCAATTGGGTGGTGATGTTGTATCTCATGGATTGCATAAGGATTTGGGTTCTCTTCCAA AGCCTTTGTCCATATCCGATATTGTGGCTGCTTCCGATGATGGTGCTAAAGTGCGAATATCATATAAG GGAATACCTGGATCATACAGCGAGGATGCTGCACACAAAGTGTATCCTAATTGTGAAACAGTTCCTTGCCATGATTATGAAGCTGCCTTTAAG GCTGTTGAATTGTGGATTGCTGACAAAGTTGTTGTTCCAATAGAGAATTCATCCGGGGGAAGCATCCATCGAAACTATGATTTACTTCTTCGTCATAGGCTGCACATTGTTGCTGAGGTGCAGTTGGCTACTAATCTCTCACTTTTAGCTTTGCCAGGTGTCAGAGTAGAGTACTTGAAACGAGTTCTAAGTCATTCCCAG GCACTTGAATTGAGTGATAATTTCTTGACTAAACTAGGTGTTGCCAGAGAAAATGTTGACGATACAGCTGGTGCTGCTCAG CATGTAGCTTTGGATGGTCTATATGATGCCGGTGCAATTGCAAGCATTCGAGCTGCAGAAATTTATGGTCTTAATGTGCTTGCAGAAAAAGTTCAG GACGATGGTGAAATCATCAGTCGTTATCTCGTGCTTGCCAGGGATCCAATAATTCCGAAATCTGATAAGCTCTTTAAG ACAAGCATTGTGTTTACACTGGACGAGGGTCCCGGGGTACTGTTTAAGGCGTTGGCAGTATTTGCCTTAAGAGATATAAACTTAACCAAG ATTGAAAGTCGCCCACAACGAAATCGGCCGTTAAGAGTTGTTGATGATTCGAACACTGGGAGTGCCAA gTATTTCGACTACCTTTTCTACATTGATTTTGAGGCGTCTATGACTGAGCCCCGAGCACAAACCGCTTTAGGACATCTGCAG GAATTCGCCACATTTCTTCGGGTGCTGGGCTGCTATCCTATGGATACAACCATATGA